Proteins encoded by one window of Aspergillus puulaauensis MK2 DNA, chromosome 4, nearly complete sequence:
- a CDS encoding HNH endonuclease signature motif containing protein (COG:S;~EggNog:ENOG410PR8B), with translation MSVRSTVSDFLGTKVAVIEAELDWIRCFRDRLDEVKTEWLINDEEFSTEIQPFLGSFKSLSQNLKVLKRQKRLIEDDLTEELQVKRYRTTEPGDGHLERAYASTMVARVMAALSNQKKARYFNQNRFRKDVVQYYNATDPEDGSCVWCHVLETYLPPAEIKAAHLVPKRLSNDEVSFLFGAREGVLSDCRNGITLAAAVEKRLDEGTIAIVPIAGDITAPTRWQCIVLDETKAKEVVWWGPRTPKGPKRVVVRVEDIDKKELTFLGDNRPARRYLFFRFVMSYLYAKASGNNTVNEKVNRHNFWPTMGRYLHRSTLVTLARCVSGIELPPSLLEMNTFEPDEELDKRIGQDIGMLLGAELREAFLSSMEEKEKDDEEEDEEATDDEYTSTDE, from the exons ATGTCCGTTCGCTCGACAGTATCGGACTTTTTGGGCACGAAAGTGGCCGTCATAGAAGCCGAGCTCGACTGGATCCGTTGCTTTCGTGACAGATTAGACGAGGTAAAGACTGAATGGCTGATCAACGATGAGGAGTTTTCTACCGAAATACAGCCATTTCTGGGTTCCTTCAAAAGCCTGTCCCAAAACCTCAAGGTTTTGAAACGTCAGAAGAGGCTGATTGAAGATGACTTAACGGAAGAACTTCAAGTGAAAAGGTACCGCACCACAGAGCCGGGTGACGGGCACCTGGAACGGGCCTACGCTTCCACCATGGTAGCCCGAGTTATGGCGGCGTTGAGCAATCAAAAGAAGGCGAGGTATTTTAACCAGAATCGGTTCAGGAAAGACGTGGTCCAATACTACAACGCAACTGACCCCGAAGATGGGAGCTGTGTGTGGTGCCATGTACTCGAGACGTATCTACCACCCGCCGAGATCAAAGCTGCCCACCTTGTCCCGAAAAGGCTATCCAACGATGAAGTATCGTTTCTCTTCGGGGCTAGAGAAGGAGTGTTATCCGATTGCCGTAACG GAATCACTTTAGCAGCCGCCGTCGAAAAGAGACTAGACGAAGGAACGATCGCCATCGTGCCGATTGCTGGAGATATCACAGCACCCACTAGATGGCAGTGCATAGTACTCGACGAGACTAAGGCCAAGGAGGTAGTGTGGTGGGGTCCCCGCACCCCCAAAGGTCCGAAAAGAGTCGTTGTTCGCGTTGAG GATATTGACAAAAAGGAGCTGACCTTCCTCGGTGACAACCGACCCGCCCGCCGTTACCTCTTCTTTCGTTTTGTCATGTCGTACCTTTACGCCAAGGCCAGCGGCAACAATACAGTCAATGAAAAGGTCAATAGGCATAACTTCTGGCCCACTATGGGCCGTTATCTACATAGGTCCACGCTTGTTACCCTTGCACGCTGCGTTTCGGGTATCGAGCTGCCACCATCGTTGCTCGAAATGAATACATTTGAACCAGATGAAGAACTGGACAAACGGATAGGCCAAGATATCGGCATGCTACTCGGTGCCGAACTCAGGGAGGCCTTCCTATCTAGTatggaagaaaaagaaaaagacgacgaggaagaagacgaagaggctACCGACGATGAGTACACTAGCACTGATGAGTGA